One segment of Pseudoalteromonas rubra DNA contains the following:
- a CDS encoding acetoacetate decarboxylase family protein: MNIKPLLLSAMLVLSNTGYATDLSETYPVTSTTYLSDGTAVSMPFHVKGEATSAVVGLIDANVAQFFLWNWQWEPVRLHCEGAASKGIGALYTQKITSSPAGAYNETISSFYVKRRGSADPVLPCPGDMTLASAQLDFTGKVLAALAAANAEQQAAGKPHNYALYNQHLMLDNPIAIKAGREIWGYPKQAADVSIDITPHQHTLTLANQYTGKAMLDVSYTRQIGVNLPLHSVGDNVLPDYLLPDFGKVPQLSGVLSSDSGWMMPFVGEFTIHSRASLTTFFLAESDFTPIAVLEFPDVSGVALPLYDRE, encoded by the coding sequence ATGAATATAAAACCCCTCCTGCTCAGCGCCATGCTGGTATTGAGCAATACCGGCTATGCCACTGATCTTAGCGAAACCTATCCGGTAACCAGCACCACTTATCTGTCTGATGGCACCGCTGTTAGCATGCCTTTTCATGTTAAGGGTGAAGCCACCAGTGCCGTCGTTGGCTTAATAGATGCTAATGTTGCACAGTTCTTTTTGTGGAACTGGCAATGGGAACCTGTCCGCCTGCATTGTGAAGGAGCAGCCTCAAAAGGCATAGGTGCACTGTATACACAAAAAATTACCAGCAGCCCTGCCGGTGCGTATAACGAGACGATATCAAGCTTTTATGTTAAACGCCGTGGCAGCGCAGACCCGGTTTTGCCCTGTCCGGGAGATATGACCCTTGCCAGTGCACAGCTGGATTTCACCGGTAAAGTGCTGGCTGCATTGGCAGCAGCAAACGCAGAGCAACAAGCGGCCGGAAAACCACATAACTATGCCCTTTACAACCAGCACCTGATGCTGGACAACCCCATTGCAATCAAAGCAGGTCGCGAAATCTGGGGTTACCCCAAGCAGGCAGCGGATGTGTCGATAGATATCACGCCACACCAACATACATTGACTCTGGCAAACCAATATACCGGAAAAGCTATGCTGGATGTCTCCTACACGCGCCAGATCGGGGTCAACCTGCCACTACATTCTGTCGGCGACAACGTACTCCCAGACTATCTGCTACCTGATTTTGGCAAAGTGCCTCAATTAAGCGGCGTATTATCGAGCGACAGTGGCTGGATGATGCCATTTGTGGGAGAGTTTACCATCCACTCCCGTGCCAGTCTTACAACGTTTTTCCTCGCGGAAAGCGACTTTACCCCTATCGCGGTGCTAGAATTTCCTGACGTCTCAGGTGTTGCCCTGCCCCTGTACGACCGGGAATAA
- a CDS encoding lipocalin-like domain-containing protein, with translation MHCIKLHWLLFLLMVTGCQPAAPETDNNNAAMAVLGQTLGTPVDAAQTLTFPRDHGAHPEQGVEWWYVTGNLTAQDGVQFGVQWTLFRIRDPGFSAFQSSPWWDGQLYFAHFAIQNGQTHHAFERYGRAGQVDVQASPFIARLGDWQLASQEASFLPLRLQSKEADFGLDIKLASSPLVLHGKQGYSQKTQQGHASFYYSYPFLQVTGTLTYAGRSHEVSGRAWLDREWSSGLIDSQHGGWDWFSLQGENPGQGALMAFCTRDATQAYAYCSASEISPSGKVTAYPHEQVSLTVLNRAQTRNVTHPISWQLQVPGKEAVVIDVLQRDSFNRLSVPYWEGRIRSRGGFVATGYGELFGY, from the coding sequence ATGCATTGCATCAAATTACATTGGCTTTTATTCCTGCTGATGGTAACGGGGTGTCAGCCTGCTGCGCCTGAAACAGACAATAACAATGCGGCGATGGCGGTGCTCGGTCAGACGCTGGGTACACCCGTGGATGCCGCTCAGACACTGACGTTTCCGCGCGACCACGGTGCCCATCCAGAACAAGGAGTGGAGTGGTGGTATGTTACTGGCAACTTGACGGCACAAGACGGCGTTCAGTTTGGGGTGCAATGGACGTTGTTTCGGATCCGCGATCCGGGGTTTTCGGCCTTTCAGTCTTCTCCCTGGTGGGATGGACAGCTTTACTTTGCCCATTTTGCTATACAAAACGGTCAGACACATCATGCGTTTGAGCGCTATGGCAGAGCCGGGCAGGTTGACGTACAGGCCAGTCCTTTTATCGCCCGTTTGGGTGATTGGCAGCTGGCCAGTCAAGAGGCGTCGTTTTTACCTTTACGATTGCAAAGTAAGGAGGCCGATTTTGGCCTGGATATTAAGCTGGCAAGCAGCCCACTGGTCTTGCATGGCAAGCAGGGGTACAGTCAGAAAACTCAGCAAGGTCATGCTTCCTTTTACTACAGTTATCCCTTTTTACAAGTGACAGGCACGCTGACCTATGCAGGCAGATCACATGAAGTCTCTGGCCGGGCCTGGTTAGACAGGGAATGGTCATCAGGTCTGATTGATAGTCAGCACGGTGGCTGGGATTGGTTCAGTTTACAAGGCGAGAACCCCGGGCAAGGTGCTTTGATGGCATTTTGTACTCGAGATGCAACACAAGCCTATGCCTATTGCAGTGCCTCAGAGATATCTCCATCTGGCAAGGTTACGGCCTACCCGCACGAGCAGGTCAGTTTAACAGTACTTAACAGGGCGCAAACTCGCAATGTAACGCATCCGATAAGCTGGCAGTTGCAGGTACCAGGCAAAGAAGCCGTGGTCATTGATGTATTGCAGCGCGATTCTTTTAATCGCCTGAGTGTACCTTACTGGGAGGGGCGGATACGCAGCCGCGGTGGATTTGTTGCAACGGGTTATGGTGAATTGTTTGGCTATTGA
- a CDS encoding YHYH protein produces the protein MGSTSTIKQPGALNILTVIITATLLGACGSGGSETTTGTSQNTQSTAVDETNSSQSNTDADTASDNSDSDTDNADGDTDSTAGDGDTAPDPGDEDKGDSDTEPDDDEGGSEETPDSPDQNDTLAGWILNSDGATAAIMLDEAGQLAQVNVQAVSALEQSGQQYTVVTASGMPDYQVVVDEEMLSSLSSRPRAASDFATGSPQVAIGDVVEFGQDIGYNSNSSCALDAGQGYWPPGPVCPEVMDRTGTFPNQPTQNTDTCETGLGTVGFWVNGTSVYNWGDGQSYNNERIWQTLAPVAEQYDVDVCGGHAAQGDYHHHYYSSCLAKMVGDTGTGHSPVYGYAADGYAIYGPWESQGELAISSWEVRDYRASAPTGCSDGARSCVLNDQYDVSQGTRNVSSGPGFDTVVRTLSRNELVAENGYFKEDFYWNSTLTEQGGNYLDQYNGHYDEHRGYHYHVTARDDNGKLIPTFPYTIGDRFAGELQSNGLTSCGGIRPGGSGRE, from the coding sequence ATGGGATCAACGAGCACAATAAAACAACCCGGCGCACTGAATATACTGACCGTGATTATCACTGCCACGCTGCTTGGTGCATGCGGCTCAGGAGGTTCAGAGACGACTACGGGCACCAGTCAGAATACTCAATCAACCGCGGTCGATGAGACAAACTCCAGTCAGTCAAATACGGATGCTGATACGGCTTCGGATAATTCGGACTCAGATACGGACAACGCCGACGGTGACACGGACTCGACGGCAGGTGACGGTGACACAGCGCCTGATCCTGGGGATGAGGATAAGGGGGATTCGGATACAGAGCCTGACGATGATGAGGGCGGCAGTGAGGAAACACCGGATAGCCCGGACCAAAACGACACGCTGGCTGGCTGGATCCTTAACTCAGATGGTGCTACTGCCGCCATTATGCTGGATGAAGCTGGTCAGCTTGCTCAGGTCAATGTACAGGCGGTGAGTGCGCTGGAGCAATCCGGGCAACAGTATACGGTGGTGACGGCATCGGGCATGCCGGATTATCAGGTGGTGGTCGATGAGGAAATGCTGTCGAGCTTATCCTCCCGGCCCAGAGCTGCATCAGATTTTGCCACAGGTTCGCCACAAGTCGCGATTGGTGATGTGGTCGAGTTCGGCCAGGATATTGGCTACAACAGCAACAGCAGCTGTGCACTGGATGCCGGGCAGGGTTACTGGCCGCCCGGACCGGTCTGTCCTGAAGTGATGGATAGAACCGGCACGTTTCCCAATCAGCCTACACAGAATACAGACACCTGTGAAACGGGGTTAGGGACAGTCGGCTTCTGGGTCAATGGGACCTCAGTATATAACTGGGGTGATGGCCAGAGTTACAACAACGAAAGGATATGGCAAACGCTGGCACCGGTTGCTGAACAATATGACGTGGATGTGTGTGGCGGTCACGCTGCACAAGGCGATTATCACCACCATTATTATTCCTCTTGTCTGGCTAAGATGGTTGGTGATACAGGAACCGGGCACTCACCTGTTTATGGATATGCTGCAGATGGTTACGCCATATATGGTCCCTGGGAGTCACAAGGGGAGTTGGCTATCAGTAGTTGGGAAGTCCGCGATTATCGCGCCAGTGCGCCGACCGGGTGTAGCGATGGTGCACGAAGCTGTGTGCTGAATGACCAATATGATGTCAGTCAGGGAACACGCAATGTTTCCAGTGGGCCAGGCTTTGACACTGTGGTACGCACCTTATCACGAAATGAGCTGGTTGCCGAAAATGGCTACTTCAAAGAAGACTTTTACTGGAACAGCACACTGACTGAACAGGGCGGCAATTATCTTGATCAGTACAATGGTCATTATGATGAGCATCGGGGTTATCACTATCATGTGACTGCCCGGGATGATAACGGCAAGCTCATTCCTACATTTCCATACACCATAGGTGACAGGTTTGCTGGTGAATTACAAAGTAACGGACTGACCAGTTGTGGTGGCATAAGGCCTGGTGGTTCGGGTCGTGAATAG
- a CDS encoding FeoA family protein: protein MTLADLQPNDTAIIAGIVHPDAALISRIMALGLIPGEVITVLNVAPLGCPIQTQVGNTYISIRKTDARFIQLSR from the coding sequence ATGACACTTGCAGATTTACAACCAAACGATACAGCGATTATTGCAGGCATTGTTCACCCTGATGCAGCCCTGATCAGCCGCATAATGGCACTGGGCCTGATCCCCGGAGAAGTGATCACGGTCTTAAATGTCGCGCCGCTGGGCTGTCCCATTCAGACTCAGGTTGGCAATACCTATATCAGTATCCGTAAAACTGATGCGCGTTTTATCCAGCTAAGCCGCTAA
- the feoB gene encoding ferrous iron transport protein B, with product MRIALVGNPNCGKTTLFNRLTGARQKVGNWPGVTVERKSGELSLPGQQVELIDLPGLYSMAQIEPGQDEQIAIDYIRAPDADLIINVIDCANLERNLVLTTQMQETGTPLIVVANMTDVAHQQGKELDLGLLAQRLGVPVIAMVGSTGQGLAQLTDALSEHCKGKPPQKSNRPTPGPDLSNEDTVKRFQNVKTLSNGVSIMSKTRSDFTTSLDKLVLNRWLGVPIFLFMMYLMFTVAVNFGAVFIDFFDILVGAIFIDGTKLLLANLGAPQWLGVLLGDGFGAGLQLVATFIPVIAVLYFCLSILEDSGYLSRAAFVIDRLMSSIGLPGNAFVPLIVGFGCNVPAVMSARTMSRESDRLLTVIMAPFMSCGARLTVYALFAAAFFPVNGANIVFALYVFGILVAVGTGYLFRKRVFKQEKVPSFVEMPAYHLPVWRNLVMTTWQRLRSFITRAGKTIVFVVTLLSMINSIGTDGSFGHENSEASLLSKAAQVVTPVFAPLGIAEDNWPATVGIVTGLFAKEAIVGTMDALYVGAQEQTGEWSLKDATSEAVMTLWDNSVDLLNNLGDPLGLSAVEEGGDAGNKLLSAMAAQFNGQLGAFAYLVLILLYTPCVAVLGAIKRESGSVWMWVVIGWTTSIAYILATLVYQIGQLGTAGASAMIWIVLMLAALFAWWLILGRLSKHLHAVPTYKIELS from the coding sequence GTGAGAATCGCCCTCGTTGGCAACCCCAACTGTGGTAAAACCACACTATTTAACCGCCTTACGGGTGCCAGACAAAAAGTCGGCAACTGGCCCGGCGTCACTGTAGAGCGCAAAAGTGGCGAGCTAAGTTTACCAGGTCAGCAAGTTGAGTTAATTGATTTACCGGGCCTGTACAGCATGGCCCAAATTGAACCGGGTCAGGATGAACAAATTGCCATTGACTATATTCGCGCTCCGGATGCCGACCTGATCATCAACGTGATCGACTGTGCTAACCTCGAACGCAACCTGGTTCTGACGACACAAATGCAGGAAACAGGTACCCCTCTTATCGTGGTTGCCAACATGACCGATGTGGCACACCAGCAAGGCAAGGAGCTGGATCTGGGCCTGTTAGCACAGCGTCTTGGTGTACCTGTCATCGCCATGGTCGGCTCGACTGGTCAGGGGCTCGCTCAACTGACAGATGCATTGAGTGAGCACTGCAAAGGCAAGCCCCCGCAAAAGAGCAATCGACCAACTCCGGGGCCTGATCTCAGCAATGAAGACACCGTTAAGCGCTTTCAGAACGTCAAAACGCTCAGCAATGGAGTCAGTATCATGTCGAAAACACGCTCTGACTTCACCACCTCGCTTGATAAACTGGTGCTGAACCGCTGGCTCGGGGTGCCGATTTTCCTGTTTATGATGTACCTGATGTTTACGGTAGCGGTCAACTTCGGGGCCGTCTTTATTGATTTCTTTGACATTCTGGTCGGCGCTATTTTTATTGACGGGACTAAGCTGCTACTGGCCAATCTCGGTGCCCCCCAATGGTTGGGCGTCCTGTTAGGGGACGGCTTTGGGGCAGGCTTACAGCTGGTTGCGACCTTTATTCCTGTTATCGCTGTCTTGTATTTTTGTTTGTCGATCCTTGAAGACAGTGGTTATCTATCACGTGCCGCCTTTGTGATCGACCGTCTGATGTCTTCCATCGGATTGCCCGGCAACGCATTTGTCCCTCTGATTGTAGGTTTCGGCTGTAACGTCCCAGCGGTCATGAGTGCCCGCACCATGAGCCGGGAGTCGGATCGCCTGCTCACAGTGATCATGGCGCCCTTTATGTCCTGTGGCGCACGACTAACCGTGTACGCCTTATTTGCTGCGGCCTTTTTCCCGGTGAACGGTGCCAACATCGTATTTGCCTTGTATGTGTTTGGCATTTTAGTGGCTGTGGGTACCGGTTACCTGTTCAGAAAACGCGTGTTTAAACAAGAAAAAGTCCCCTCTTTTGTTGAAATGCCAGCCTATCATCTGCCCGTCTGGCGTAACCTGGTTATGACCACCTGGCAGCGTTTACGTAGCTTTATCACCCGTGCCGGGAAAACCATCGTGTTTGTGGTTACTCTGCTGAGCATGATCAATTCCATCGGCACAGATGGCAGCTTTGGGCATGAAAACAGCGAGGCATCTTTACTGTCTAAAGCCGCGCAGGTTGTAACACCTGTGTTCGCACCGCTGGGTATCGCAGAAGATAACTGGCCAGCAACGGTTGGGATAGTCACGGGCCTGTTCGCCAAAGAGGCCATTGTGGGCACAATGGATGCCTTGTATGTGGGCGCACAGGAACAAACCGGTGAGTGGTCTCTCAAAGATGCTACAAGTGAAGCGGTCATGACCTTGTGGGATAATTCCGTTGATTTACTCAATAACCTCGGCGATCCGCTGGGCCTGAGTGCCGTTGAAGAAGGCGGCGACGCAGGGAACAAGTTGCTCAGTGCCATGGCTGCTCAATTCAATGGCCAGCTCGGTGCATTTGCCTATCTGGTACTTATCTTACTGTATACCCCGTGCGTGGCGGTATTGGGGGCCATTAAGCGTGAATCGGGCAGTGTGTGGATGTGGGTCGTCATCGGCTGGACAACCTCAATTGCCTACATACTGGCGACACTGGTTTATCAAATCGGACAACTTGGTACGGCTGGAGCGTCGGCAATGATATGGATAGTCCTGATGCTGGCGGCCTTGTTTGCCTGGTGGCTGATACTCGGACGCCTGAGCAAACATCTTCATGCTGTTCCGACTTATAAGATTGAATTGAGCTAA